The Candidatus Eisenbacteria bacterium genome window below encodes:
- a CDS encoding encapsulin, with amino-acid sequence MDGACALVLGRKPYETLASHGPCHPPLRQIEDLLGGPVLYSPHLEGGILASMRGGDRLLTLGEDFAIGYEWQETKRVRLFITESFTFRVIEPAARVVLSISGARKGR; translated from the coding sequence ATCGACGGGGCATGCGCGCTCGTCCTCGGGCGAAAACCATACGAGACGCTCGCCTCGCACGGTCCTTGCCATCCGCCGCTCCGCCAGATCGAGGATCTCCTCGGCGGCCCTGTCCTCTACTCCCCGCATCTCGAGGGGGGGATCCTCGCCTCGATGCGCGGCGGCGACCGATTGCTCACGCTCGGCGAGGACTTCGCGATCGGCTACGAATGGCAGGAGACGAAGCGCGTTCGTCTCTTCATCACCGAATCGTTCACGTTTCGTGTGATCGAGCCCGCGGCGCGCGTCGTCCTCTCGATCAGCGGCGCGCGGAAAGGACGGTAG
- a CDS encoding encapsulin, with protein sequence MRRVLKAGLAGRRIADVDGPKGWDFSAIGLGRIELPAKQPCEGVAFGVRQALPLVEARTSFHLDIWAMDNATRGAADIDLGPAEEAARRMVAFEDGALFDGPAAGKIAGLLGSSAHKPIPIPSDVKGIVDGV encoded by the coding sequence GTGCGCCGCGTCCTCAAGGCCGGGCTCGCGGGGCGGCGGATCGCCGACGTGGACGGCCCCAAGGGATGGGATTTCTCCGCGATCGGCCTTGGCCGAATCGAGCTTCCGGCGAAGCAGCCGTGCGAGGGGGTCGCCTTCGGCGTCCGCCAGGCGCTCCCTCTCGTCGAGGCGCGGACCTCGTTCCATCTCGACATCTGGGCAATGGACAACGCGACCCGCGGCGCGGCGGACATCGACCTTGGGCCGGCGGAGGAAGCCGCGCGGCGGATGGTCGCCTTCGAGGACGGCGCGCTCTTCGACGGTCCCGCCGCCGGAAAGATCGCCGGTCTTCTCGGCTCGTCGGCCCACAAGCCGATCCCGATTCCTTCCGACGTCAAGGGGATCGTCGACGGCGTTTAG
- a CDS encoding PD40 domain-containing protein codes for MSTTHRPRLFERLLALAIALALLPAGCGKHESPTNGGTPPSVVIQSPRSGDTLSGVGFTVTGLASDEDGIAAIRLKAAGTIFATASTSPFSLYFPAFLFDAGAIEITVEAEDADGAKGSATVSALLAERTLRSIGSPSEEEREPAWSPDGSTIVYASRGVSGLRDLHTVPSAGGSPSVLVSSSNDDASPHWSPAGDRIAFASNRSGNWDIWTVLAEGGEETQVTTNSFADRGPVWSPNGARLAFHSNRDGNWNIYSVAIASGAPSGPEEAYTAAATAESSATWRADGTALAFVSNQLGGSDLATVEPPDPILSLVPGANDPMVREIHPAFCPKGPFLAFADNRNVQYDIWAVDPASGRKKILASHLADDREPAWSPRGDRIAFASNRGGTYDIWILE; via the coding sequence ATGTCGACCACGCACCGGCCGCGTCTTTTCGAGCGGCTTCTCGCTCTTGCAATCGCACTCGCCCTTCTTCCCGCCGGTTGCGGGAAGCACGAGTCGCCGACAAACGGCGGGACTCCCCCTTCGGTCGTGATCCAATCCCCGCGATCGGGCGATACGCTCTCCGGCGTCGGCTTCACCGTCACCGGCCTCGCGTCCGACGAGGACGGCATCGCGGCGATCCGCCTGAAAGCCGCGGGAACGATCTTCGCGACCGCTTCGACCTCCCCCTTCTCCCTCTACTTCCCCGCGTTCCTCTTCGATGCCGGCGCGATCGAGATCACGGTCGAGGCGGAGGACGCCGACGGCGCGAAGGGATCCGCCACGGTGAGCGCGCTCCTCGCCGAACGAACCCTCCGCTCGATCGGAAGCCCGAGCGAGGAGGAGCGGGAGCCGGCCTGGTCTCCCGACGGGAGCACGATCGTTTATGCATCAAGAGGTGTAAGCGGCCTTCGCGATCTCCACACAGTCCCCTCGGCCGGGGGCTCGCCTTCCGTTCTCGTTTCGTCCTCGAACGACGACGCCTCGCCGCACTGGTCGCCGGCGGGGGACCGGATCGCGTTCGCATCGAACCGATCGGGGAACTGGGACATCTGGACCGTTTTGGCGGAGGGGGGGGAGGAGACGCAGGTCACGACGAATTCCTTCGCGGATCGGGGTCCCGTCTGGTCGCCGAACGGCGCGCGCCTCGCGTTCCATTCGAACCGGGACGGAAACTGGAATATCTACTCCGTCGCCATCGCGAGCGGAGCACCGTCCGGACCGGAGGAGGCGTACACCGCCGCCGCCACCGCGGAGTCGTCCGCCACGTGGCGCGCGGACGGCACGGCCCTCGCGTTCGTCTCGAACCAGCTGGGCGGATCGGACCTCGCGACGGTCGAGCCGCCCGACCCGATCCTCTCCCTCGTCCCCGGCGCGAACGACCCGATGGTGCGCGAGATCCACCCCGCCTTCTGCCCGAAAGGCCCCTTCCTCGCCTTCGCCGACAACCGGAACGTGCAGTACGACATCTGGGCGGTCGACCCGGCGAGCGGCCGGAAGAAGATCCTCGCGAGCCATCTCGCCGACGACCGGGAGCCGGCCTGGTCCCCGCGCGGCGACCGGATCGCCTTCGCCTCGAACCGCGGCGGCACCTACGACATCTGGATCTTGGAATAA